A single region of the Equus przewalskii isolate Varuska chromosome 26, EquPr2, whole genome shotgun sequence genome encodes:
- the C8G gene encoding complement component C8 gamma chain isoform X9: MGGAAGQAEGCGLRPGAGWALRHGSRALPRSAGSRSDVQDEAEFMRSLAGAGDPGPGRRFEEGGGLTWTSWPRFLGSTGQWTLTWELAIPPSASPSPVMVTAAAMLPPRTVLLTLLLAAASLGQRAQRPPRPLSPISTIQPKANFDAQQVQLGEVGGQELARLCRGQARAAPHSLCPHMARPQFAGTWLLVAVASSCRFLQEQGHRAEATALHLAPQGTAMIASTFQKLDGICWQVRQLYRDMGGPGRFQLQARGARGAIDVVVGETDYRSFAILYLERARRLSVKLYTRSLPVSDTALSVFEQRVQGANLTEDHILFFPKYGFCEAADQFHVLDEVSR, encoded by the exons ATGGGCGGGGCTGCGGGCCAGGCAGAGGGTTGCGGTTTGAGACCCGGTGCCGGGTGGGCCCTGA GACATGGCTCCAGGGCCCTGCCACGAAGTGCAGGGTCGAGGTCAGATGTCCAGGATGAGGCTGAGTTCATGAGGAGCCTGGCAGGAGCCGGGGACCCTGGCCCAGGGCGGAGGtttgaggagggaggaggactgACGTGGACTTCCTGGCCGAGGTTCCTGGGCAGCACCGGACAGTGGACTCTGACCTGGGAATTGGCCATCCCGCCctcagcctcccccagccccgtcATGGTCACTGCCGCTGCCATGCTGCCCCCCAGGACTGTACTCTTGACTCTGCTCTTGGCCGCAGCCTCCCTGGGCCAGAGGGCTCAGAGACCCCCTCGGCCCCTGTCCCCCATCAGCACCATTCAGCCCAAGGCCAACTTCGACGCTCAGCAGGTACagttgggggaggtgggggggcagGAGCTTGCCCGGCTTTGCAGGGGTCAGGCCCGGGCAGCCCCCCATtccctgtgccctcacatggcccGCCCTCAGTTTGCAGGGACATGGCTCCTCGTGGCTGTGGCCTCCTCGTGCCGCTTCCTGCAGGAGCAAGGCCACCGGGCTGAGGCAACCGCATTGCACCTGGCTCCCCAGGGCACAGCCATGATTGCCAGCACCTTCCAAAAGCT GGATGGGATCTGCTGGCAGGTGCGGCAGCTCTACAGAGACATGGGTGGCCCGGGCCGCTTCCAGCTCCAAG CCCGAGGTGCCCGTGGGGCGATCGACGTGGTTGTTGGGGAGACGGACTACCGGAGCTTCGCCATCCTGTACCTGGAGCGGGCACGGCGGCTGTCGGTGAAGCTGTACA CCCGCTCGCTCCCTGTGAGCGACACAGCCCTGAGTGTGTTTGAGCAGCGGGTCCAGGGGGCCAACCTGACCGAGGACCACATCTTGTTCTTCCCTAAGTATG GTTTCTGTGAGGCTGCAGACCAGTTCCACGTCTTGGATG AAGTGAGCAGGTGA
- the C8G gene encoding complement component C8 gamma chain isoform X3 codes for MGGAAGQAEGCGLRPGAGWALRHGSRALPRSAGSRSDVQDEAEFMRSLAGAGDPGPGRRFEEGGGLTWTSWPRFLGSTGQWTLTWELAIPPSASPSPVMVTAAAMLPPRTVLLTLLLAAASLGQRAQRPPRPLSPISTIQPKANFDAQQVQLGEVGGQELARLCRGQARAAPHSLCPHMARPQFAGTWLLVAVASSCRFLQEQGHRAEATALHLAPQGTAMIASTFQKLDGICWQVRQLYRDMGGPGRFQLQARGARGAIDVVVGETDYRSFAILYLERARRLSVKLYSTSTSRSLPVSDTALSVFEQRVQGANLTEDHILFFPKYGECLVSLSGLPCSLCVYPTCATSDLCLGPQVSVRLQTSSTSWMK; via the exons ATGGGCGGGGCTGCGGGCCAGGCAGAGGGTTGCGGTTTGAGACCCGGTGCCGGGTGGGCCCTGA GACATGGCTCCAGGGCCCTGCCACGAAGTGCAGGGTCGAGGTCAGATGTCCAGGATGAGGCTGAGTTCATGAGGAGCCTGGCAGGAGCCGGGGACCCTGGCCCAGGGCGGAGGtttgaggagggaggaggactgACGTGGACTTCCTGGCCGAGGTTCCTGGGCAGCACCGGACAGTGGACTCTGACCTGGGAATTGGCCATCCCGCCctcagcctcccccagccccgtcATGGTCACTGCCGCTGCCATGCTGCCCCCCAGGACTGTACTCTTGACTCTGCTCTTGGCCGCAGCCTCCCTGGGCCAGAGGGCTCAGAGACCCCCTCGGCCCCTGTCCCCCATCAGCACCATTCAGCCCAAGGCCAACTTCGACGCTCAGCAGGTACagttgggggaggtgggggggcagGAGCTTGCCCGGCTTTGCAGGGGTCAGGCCCGGGCAGCCCCCCATtccctgtgccctcacatggcccGCCCTCAGTTTGCAGGGACATGGCTCCTCGTGGCTGTGGCCTCCTCGTGCCGCTTCCTGCAGGAGCAAGGCCACCGGGCTGAGGCAACCGCATTGCACCTGGCTCCCCAGGGCACAGCCATGATTGCCAGCACCTTCCAAAAGCT GGATGGGATCTGCTGGCAGGTGCGGCAGCTCTACAGAGACATGGGTGGCCCGGGCCGCTTCCAGCTCCAAG CCCGAGGTGCCCGTGGGGCGATCGACGTGGTTGTTGGGGAGACGGACTACCGGAGCTTCGCCATCCTGTACCTGGAGCGGGCACGGCGGCTGTCGGTGAAGCTGTACAGTACGTCCACAT CCCGCTCGCTCCCTGTGAGCGACACAGCCCTGAGTGTGTTTGAGCAGCGGGTCCAGGGGGCCAACCTGACCGAGGACCACATCTTGTTCTTCCCTAAGTATGGTGAGTGCCTGGTGTCCCTCAGCGGCCTACCTTGCTCTCTTTGTGTGTACCCCACCTGTGCCACCTCTGACCTCTGCTTGGGCCCCCAGGTTTCTGTGAGGCTGCAGACCAGTTCCACGTCTTGGATG AAGTGA